One window of Bactrocera tryoni isolate S06 chromosome 2, CSIRO_BtryS06_freeze2, whole genome shotgun sequence genomic DNA carries:
- the LOC120767783 gene encoding glycine-rich RNA-binding protein 3, mitochondrial-like, which translates to MKLFVVLSAIVAVGCAMPQFGSNNAEANANADANSQGGPGFGNQPGYGGGFGGNSGFGGGFGGNNGFGGGYGGNPGFGGGFGGNPGFGGGYGGNRGFGGGFGYNPGYGGAPNFGNSNSKADANAIANSNGGGFGGSSASASADASASSNGFGDASSVANANADSFGK; encoded by the coding sequence ATGAAGTTGTTTGTCGTTCTTTCAGCAATCGTAGCGGTTGGTTGTGCTATGCCGCAATTCGGCAGCAATAATGCTGAAGCTAACGCCAATGCTGATGCGAACTCTCAAGGGGGTCCTGGTTTCGGAAACCAGCCTGGTTATGGTGGTGGCTTTGGCGGAAATTCTGGCTTTGGAGGCGGTTTTGGTGGAAATAATGGCTTTGGTGGCGGTTATGGTGGAAATCCTGGTTTTGGAGGCGGTTTTGGTGGAAATCCTGGTTTTGGTGGCGGTTATGGCGGAAATCGTGGATTCGGGGGAGGTTTCGGTTACAATCCCGGTTATGGTGGTGCGCCTAACTTTGGCAATTCCAATTCCAAAGCCGATGCCAATGCCATTGCTAATTCCAACGGCGGTGGATTCGGTGGAAGTTCTGCCAGTGCAAGCGCTGATGCCTCTGCTAGCTCTAATGGCTTCGGTGATGCCAGTTCCGTCGCAAACGCCAATGCGGACAGCTTTGGAAAGTAa
- the LOC120768450 gene encoding glycine-rich cell wall structural protein 1.0-like: MKLITILLATVAVACAMPNRGGGESNANAGAQASAGGGGGGGLGGGHHGRGGGHQGGAGFGGGPGGPGGPGGHGGQGGFGGQGGFRGGQGGFGGSQGGFGGQGGFGGQGGYGGQGGFGGGFGGSSSSASASSSSSSSSYGGVSNAKAESSATSSGFASANGGGHANSHN; this comes from the coding sequence ATGAAATTGATCACTATACTTTTGGCTACAGTAGCTGTCGCTTGTGCCATGCCCAACAGAGGAGGTGGCGAATCTAATGCCAACGCTGGCGCACAGGCTAGCGCTGGAGGCGGTGGAGGTGGTGGGTTAGGTGGAGGTCATCACGGGCGCGGCGGTGGTCACCAAGGCGGCGCAGGTTTTGGAGGTGGTCCCGGTGGTCCCGGTGGTCCAGGTGGTCACGGTGGTCAAGGTGGTTTTGGCGGCCAGGGTGGTTTTAGAGGTGGCCAAGGTGGTTTTGGAGGTAGCCAAGGTGGTTTTGGCGGCCAGGGTGGTTTTGGCGGTCAGGGTGGTTATGGTGGGCAAGGTGGTTTTGGAGGCGGCTTCGGTGGATCCAGTTCATCTGCTTCAGCCTCTTCGAGCTCGAGTTCGTCCAGTTATGGAGGTGTATCCAACGCTAAAGCAGAATCCTCTGCAACATCTTCAGGATTTGCTAGTGCAAACGGTGGTGGTCATGCAAACTCTCacaattaa
- the LOC120767785 gene encoding holotricin-3-like, with translation MKVLFVLALLIAAAASLPQFGGFGGPGFGGGFGRPGYGGGFGRPGFGGPGFGGGPGFGGGPGFGAGPGFGGGPGFGGGPGFGGGPGYGGGFGGPGGFRRGGGGGSASSSASASSSSSGGGGRGGASSSASASSSSSSFG, from the coding sequence ATGAAAGTTCTATTTGTTTTGGCGCTGTTGATTGCAGCTGCTGCGTCTCTGCCACAATTTGGTGGCTTCGGTGGCCCTGGATTTGGTGGTGGATTCGGCCGTCCTGGTTATGGTGGCGGATTTGGTCGTCCCGGATTTGGTGGTCCTGGTTTCGGCGGAGGTCCCGGCTTTGGGGGCGGTCCAGGCTTTGGTGCCGGTCCAGGCTTTGGAGGCGGTCCAGGCTTTGGTGGTGGTCCAGGCTTTGGCGGTGGTCCCGGATATGGTGGTGGTTTCGGAGGTCCCGGTGGTTTCCGAcgaggtggtggtggtggttcTGCTTCATCATCAGCATCCGCAAGTTCTAGTTCGTCTGGTGGTGGCGGTAGAGGCGGTGCTTCGTCTTCAGCTTCAGCATCTTCGTCTTCATCGTCCTTCGGCTAA